A single window of Mycolicibacterium aurum DNA harbors:
- the map gene encoding type I methionyl aminopeptidase gives MIELKTADEIDKMAVTGQFVAETLAALSAEARPGVNLMQLEHHARARVADRGAKSCYWDYAPSFGRGPFRNVICLSVNDAVLHGMPRDYVLRDGDVLSLDFAVSIDGWVADSAVTVIVGDAADPADRALVESTRRALDAGIAAAVPAGRLGDISAAIGEVASAAGYRVNAEFGGHGLGRTMHEDPHVSNRGRRGRGMVLRPGMTLALEPWWARGSDRLVMDADGWTLRSADGSTTAHSEHTIAITESGPRILTPTPARAVN, from the coding sequence ATGATCGAACTCAAGACCGCCGACGAGATCGACAAGATGGCGGTCACCGGGCAGTTCGTCGCTGAGACGCTGGCGGCTCTGTCGGCCGAGGCGCGCCCCGGGGTCAATCTGATGCAGCTCGAGCACCATGCCCGCGCTCGCGTCGCCGACCGAGGGGCGAAATCCTGCTACTGGGACTACGCGCCGTCCTTCGGCCGTGGGCCTTTCCGCAACGTGATCTGCCTATCGGTCAATGATGCTGTCCTGCATGGGATGCCGCGAGACTACGTGTTGCGGGACGGCGACGTCTTGAGCCTGGACTTCGCAGTGTCTATCGACGGGTGGGTGGCTGATTCCGCGGTGACCGTCATCGTCGGTGATGCCGCCGACCCCGCGGACCGCGCACTGGTGGAGTCGACGCGCAGAGCGCTCGACGCCGGGATCGCCGCGGCCGTTCCCGCCGGTCGGCTCGGCGACATCTCGGCCGCGATCGGTGAGGTGGCGTCTGCCGCGGGGTACCGCGTCAATGCGGAGTTCGGCGGTCACGGGCTCGGGCGCACGATGCACGAGGACCCGCATGTGTCCAACCGCGGCAGGCGCGGGCGTGGCATGGTGCTGCGGCCGGGGATGACGCTGGCGCTGGAACCGTGGTGGGCGCGGGGCAGTGATCGCCTGGTGATGGATGCCGACGGTTGGACCTTGCGCTCGGCAGACGGATCCACCACCGCACACTCGGAACACACGATCGCGATCACCGAGTCGGGCCCGCGGATTCTCACGCCGACGCCTGCGCGCGCGGTGAACTGA
- a CDS encoding helix-turn-helix domain-containing protein, with protein sequence MVRVPLSPEQVKAGQRLGALIRSARAGRDPGIVARHAGISPETLRKIEVGRMPSPSFGTVIGLCNALGLPVQDAVDAWHGTGDEQVAI encoded by the coding sequence ATGGTGCGCGTACCTCTGAGCCCAGAACAGGTGAAGGCCGGCCAACGCCTCGGCGCGCTGATCCGGTCTGCCCGGGCCGGTCGCGACCCCGGGATCGTCGCCCGGCACGCCGGCATCTCCCCCGAGACCTTGCGCAAAATCGAGGTCGGGAGAATGCCCAGTCCGAGTTTCGGGACGGTGATCGGACTGTGCAATGCGCTCGGCCTGCCCGTGCAGGACGCCGTCGACGCCTGGCACGGAACCGGCGACGAGCAGGTCGCCATCTAG
- a CDS encoding nitroreductase/quinone reductase family protein — protein MGDADVEANRAEPGDWVGEHLSTYLTSGGTRGHVLDLGEVGGRAFTTNCLIRYRGRSSGKVYVTPLIYGNFGGEIVIVASKGGADSDPEWYRNILQSATVDVQVATQAFEATWREPEDEERHEVWAYMTHLYPPYITYQQSTSRRIPLVMLAPGKAIDVFTP, from the coding sequence ATGGGCGACGCCGATGTCGAGGCCAACCGTGCCGAACCTGGGGACTGGGTGGGCGAGCACCTCAGCACGTATCTGACGTCGGGCGGCACCCGCGGTCACGTCCTGGACCTCGGCGAGGTCGGCGGCCGGGCCTTCACCACCAACTGCCTGATCAGGTACCGCGGCCGCAGCTCGGGCAAGGTCTACGTCACGCCACTGATCTACGGGAACTTCGGCGGGGAGATCGTGATCGTCGCGTCCAAGGGTGGCGCGGACAGCGACCCCGAGTGGTACCGCAACATTCTGCAGAGCGCGACGGTCGACGTCCAGGTCGCCACCCAGGCTTTCGAAGCCACCTGGCGCGAACCCGAAGACGAGGAACGCCATGAGGTGTGGGCGTACATGACACACCTGTATCCGCCCTACATCACCTATCAGCAGTCGACGAGCCGTCGGATACCACTGGTAATGCTGGCTCCCGGAAAGGCAATCGACGTCTTCACACCCTGA
- a CDS encoding VOC family protein, whose translation MTVTVDEFDVADPPEAWAHAGFAVDADSVCRVGAVRIRLVGREQGTGIVGWSLRGLPNGRTDLDGVPTRGSDADATPPAVHVNGVTAIDHVVLMSPDLNRTVESFATVGADPRRERDTELGGRPIRQIFFRLGEVIVEVVGTPGAAGEGPATLWGLTYVVADIEATASFFGDRAAPIKDAVQPGRRITTLRHHELGLSVRTAMISARR comes from the coding sequence ATGACCGTCACCGTCGACGAATTCGACGTCGCCGATCCCCCGGAGGCGTGGGCGCACGCCGGGTTCGCTGTCGATGCCGATTCCGTCTGCCGGGTCGGCGCCGTTCGCATCCGGCTGGTGGGCCGTGAGCAGGGCACCGGCATCGTCGGGTGGTCGTTGCGCGGTCTACCGAACGGGCGAACCGACCTTGACGGCGTCCCCACGAGGGGGTCCGACGCGGACGCTACACCGCCGGCGGTCCACGTCAACGGCGTCACGGCGATCGACCACGTGGTGCTGATGTCCCCCGATCTGAACCGGACCGTCGAGTCATTCGCCACCGTCGGCGCGGATCCGCGCCGGGAACGCGACACAGAACTCGGCGGACGACCGATCCGTCAGATCTTCTTCCGCCTCGGAGAGGTGATCGTCGAGGTCGTGGGCACCCCGGGGGCCGCGGGCGAAGGTCCGGCGACCCTGTGGGGACTCACCTACGTCGTCGCGGACATCGAGGCCACCGCCTCGTTCTTCGGTGACCGCGCCGCACCGATCAAAGACGCCGTGCAGCCCGGGCGTCGGATCACCACCCTCCGGCATCACGAGCTGGGGTTGTCGGTCCGGACGGCGATGATCTCGGCGCGTCGGTGA
- the rnhA gene encoding ribonuclease HI, with protein MTDPATDTLVDAGITSAVDVVVIHTDGGCRPNPGPGGWGAVLRLRHHVREMCGGEPGETSNNRMELTAPIMALEALTRPVTVHLYTDSTYVRNGITKWVLGWERNGWKTAARQPVKNVDLWQRLQAACARHQVEWFWVKGHSGIADNELADVLATRGLQEAIAATI; from the coding sequence ATGACCGACCCCGCAACCGACACCCTCGTCGACGCCGGCATCACGTCGGCCGTCGATGTCGTCGTCATCCACACCGACGGCGGGTGCCGACCCAATCCCGGCCCCGGCGGCTGGGGCGCGGTATTGCGCCTGCGCCACCACGTGCGTGAGATGTGCGGTGGCGAGCCGGGTGAGACCAGCAACAACCGGATGGAGCTCACCGCACCGATCATGGCGCTGGAGGCGCTGACCCGGCCCGTGACGGTGCACCTCTATACCGACAGCACTTACGTCCGCAACGGCATCACGAAGTGGGTGCTCGGGTGGGAGCGCAACGGCTGGAAGACCGCAGCCAGGCAGCCGGTGAAGAACGTCGACCTCTGGCAGCGGCTGCAGGCGGCCTGCGCGCGGCACCAGGTCGAGTGGTTCTGGGTGAAGGGCCACTCGGGCATCGCCGACAACGAGTTGGCCGATGTCCTGGCCACACGGGGACTGCAGGAAGCCATCGCAGCCACCATCTGA
- a CDS encoding FAD-linked oxidase C-terminal domain-containing protein: MSTGTSQNPVVADSADIRRFTTAAAAHGDVSTDERVLADRGRDYWGVGGVADVLLRPHRRDDIAPILRLAAEYHLAVVPRGGASNCSGGMMPTAGRVLLDMSGLNQILHVDAEKRCARVEPGVINSDLQAALVPYGLCFSPDPVSAHLATVAGNIIENAGGPHALKYGVTYNHILSVDVVLADGSARTFTADDDGPDLLGVLIGSEGTLGIITEATVALRPIAGVTHSLMGAFASARDAADTIAAVIATGVVPAAVEWLDRAGIAGLQQFYDTGYPLDADSIVLIDLEGTVAEVARDQSTVDRVLRERATEVRVAEDEQDRDALWYGRLNAPNSVVQSGKGFFIGDVTVPRDRIPEMQEAIQATAARHSDGLLFIAVCGHAGDGDLHPTTFYDKDNPLAASALEAANNEIVEAALELGGTITGEHGVGTEKIQFMTKRFTPVELAAQRAIKKAFDPAGLLNPGIMLPEESADEPDAGAFRAAVRDALTRDLAPDSDLPLTTGDNTDITVNLGNLSLVVGADATIEAINRYLDEYGVTCAAIPTSGTDRAIGELVATAAGAERDHIRHALLGADVTVIDGQSPARFGAETMKDVAGYDTKRLYISARGAFGALRSLIFKISVSA; encoded by the coding sequence ATGTCCACTGGCACTTCGCAAAACCCCGTAGTTGCAGACAGCGCCGACATCAGACGGTTCACCACGGCGGCCGCTGCCCATGGCGATGTGAGTACCGACGAGAGAGTGCTCGCCGACCGCGGCCGCGACTACTGGGGTGTGGGTGGAGTGGCGGACGTGCTGCTGCGTCCCCACCGACGCGACGACATCGCACCGATCCTGCGGCTCGCCGCCGAGTACCACTTGGCGGTCGTGCCGCGCGGCGGAGCATCGAACTGCTCAGGCGGGATGATGCCCACTGCAGGCCGTGTCCTGCTCGACATGTCCGGACTTAACCAGATTCTGCACGTCGATGCCGAGAAACGATGCGCCCGAGTGGAACCCGGCGTCATCAATTCCGACTTGCAGGCGGCATTGGTGCCGTACGGGTTGTGCTTCTCTCCCGACCCCGTGTCGGCACATTTGGCCACAGTGGCCGGCAACATCATCGAGAACGCCGGCGGACCGCATGCGCTGAAGTACGGCGTCACCTACAACCACATTTTGAGCGTCGACGTCGTGCTGGCCGACGGATCGGCCAGAACCTTCACTGCCGACGATGACGGTCCCGACCTCCTCGGCGTCCTCATCGGATCCGAGGGCACCCTCGGTATCATCACCGAGGCCACCGTCGCGCTGCGTCCGATCGCCGGCGTCACCCACAGCCTGATGGGTGCTTTTGCTTCTGCGCGAGACGCCGCTGACACCATCGCCGCGGTCATCGCAACCGGAGTGGTTCCCGCCGCTGTGGAGTGGCTCGACCGGGCGGGAATCGCTGGACTGCAACAGTTTTACGATACCGGCTACCCTCTCGACGCCGATTCCATAGTGCTCATCGACCTCGAGGGCACCGTGGCGGAGGTGGCTCGGGACCAGTCGACCGTCGATCGGGTGTTGCGTGAACGCGCCACCGAGGTTCGGGTCGCCGAGGATGAGCAGGACCGGGATGCGCTGTGGTACGGCCGCCTCAACGCACCCAACTCGGTAGTACAGAGCGGCAAAGGGTTCTTCATCGGAGACGTCACCGTGCCCCGCGACCGGATCCCCGAGATGCAGGAAGCGATTCAAGCCACCGCGGCGCGCCACTCCGACGGCCTACTGTTCATCGCGGTGTGCGGCCACGCCGGCGACGGCGACCTGCACCCGACGACGTTCTACGACAAGGACAACCCGCTGGCGGCGTCAGCGCTCGAGGCGGCGAACAACGAGATCGTCGAAGCTGCACTCGAATTGGGGGGCACCATCACCGGTGAGCACGGAGTCGGGACCGAGAAGATCCAGTTCATGACCAAGCGCTTTACGCCGGTCGAGCTCGCCGCCCAACGTGCGATCAAGAAGGCGTTCGATCCCGCCGGGCTGCTCAACCCCGGGATCATGCTGCCCGAGGAATCTGCCGATGAACCCGACGCAGGCGCGTTCCGCGCTGCGGTCCGTGATGCATTGACTCGTGACCTGGCTCCCGATTCGGACCTCCCGCTCACCACCGGCGACAACACCGACATCACGGTCAACCTCGGCAACCTCAGCCTGGTGGTCGGCGCTGATGCCACCATCGAGGCGATCAACCGCTACCTCGACGAGTATGGGGTGACCTGCGCCGCGATCCCCACCTCCGGCACCGACCGCGCCATCGGGGAGCTTGTGGCCACCGCCGCGGGTGCTGAGCGGGACCACATCAGGCATGCCCTGCTCGGCGCCGACGTGACCGTCATCGACGGCCAGTCCCCGGCCCGCTTCGGCGCCGAAACCATGAAGGACGTCGCCGGGTACGACACCAAGCGGCTCTACATCAGCGCGCGCGGCGCCTTCGGTGCCCTCAGGTCCCTGATCTTCAAGATCAGCGTCAGCGCGTGA
- a CDS encoding tautomerase family protein, which yields MPVYTCTTVKSTLSADIKASLAGEVTRIHSMINHVPGSYVNVVFHELAPDDVYTDGLPAQPLLINGWVRTGHPEAQSSQLVAEVAAAASRVTGIPARRVLVVIQNSPAHLAIEGGRVLPAPGEEEEWLRQQKDGV from the coding sequence ATGCCGGTCTACACGTGTACGACGGTGAAGTCGACGTTGAGCGCCGACATCAAGGCGAGCCTCGCCGGCGAGGTGACCAGGATCCATTCGATGATCAACCACGTTCCGGGCAGCTACGTCAACGTCGTGTTCCATGAACTGGCGCCCGACGACGTCTACACCGACGGACTGCCCGCCCAACCGCTTCTGATCAATGGGTGGGTCCGCACAGGGCACCCCGAAGCGCAAAGCAGCCAGCTGGTCGCCGAGGTCGCCGCAGCGGCCTCCCGGGTCACCGGTATTCCCGCCAGGCGGGTCCTGGTGGTCATCCAGAACAGCCCAGCACATCTCGCCATCGAGGGCGGTCGGGTGCTGCCCGCCCCGGGGGAAGAGGAAGAGTGGTTACGACAGCAGAAGGATGGCGTTTGA
- the mdlC gene encoding benzoylformate decarboxylase, whose amino-acid sequence MAESKTVHEVTYDLLRTLGLTTVFGNPGSTEQTFLQNFPDDFTYVLGLQEASVLAMADGFAQATGQPALVNLHTAAGTGNAMGSLVAAYRANTPLIVTAGQQTREMSIVDPYLNNPDPTVMPQPWVKWAYEPARAEDVPAAFMRAYAVATQPPAGPVFLSIPLDDWNKPALGPAVVRTVSRRVHPDAERLQDFADRISRAERPLLVLGPEVDRAGAWDAGIAFAEKLRAPVHGGPLAPRCSFPEDHSLYAGPLPLTIAGVSQAVAGFDLVVVIGAQVFSYYPYVAGEYLPEGTELLQITCDPHLAAVAPVGESLVSDVGVALEQLLHLVKVPADRQAPPGLTRDLGAEVPMASAPLLPDDVYAALSSVKPDDAAVVMESTSTLADLIKWWPTRRPGSFFATGSGGIGWGVPAAVGIALGDRARGVRRTIVASIGDGSFQYSIQAIWTAAQHKLPIVFVVQRNGEYCVLKSFALLEETPNVPGLNLPGLDISSLATGFGCRTATVGGTEELTSEFKAALEADGPTVIVVPTQPHLPVLG is encoded by the coding sequence ATGGCTGAATCCAAGACCGTCCACGAGGTCACCTATGACCTGCTCCGAACGCTCGGGCTGACCACGGTGTTCGGCAACCCGGGGTCGACTGAGCAGACCTTCCTCCAGAACTTTCCGGACGACTTCACCTACGTGTTGGGCCTGCAGGAGGCATCGGTGCTGGCGATGGCCGACGGCTTCGCCCAGGCCACAGGGCAGCCGGCACTGGTCAACCTGCACACCGCGGCCGGCACCGGCAACGCGATGGGCAGCCTGGTCGCGGCCTACCGAGCCAATACGCCGTTGATCGTCACGGCGGGCCAGCAGACGCGCGAGATGTCGATCGTGGACCCGTACTTGAACAACCCCGACCCGACCGTGATGCCGCAGCCATGGGTCAAGTGGGCCTACGAGCCGGCGCGGGCCGAGGACGTGCCCGCGGCCTTCATGCGTGCCTATGCGGTGGCAACGCAGCCGCCGGCCGGCCCGGTGTTTCTGTCTATCCCGCTCGACGACTGGAACAAGCCCGCGCTGGGGCCCGCCGTGGTCCGGACCGTCAGCCGGCGAGTGCACCCCGATGCCGAACGGCTGCAGGATTTCGCTGACCGGATCAGCCGGGCGGAGCGACCGCTGCTGGTTCTCGGCCCCGAGGTCGATCGCGCCGGAGCCTGGGATGCGGGTATTGCCTTCGCGGAGAAACTACGCGCGCCGGTGCATGGCGGTCCACTGGCGCCCAGGTGCTCGTTTCCCGAAGACCATTCTTTGTACGCGGGTCCGCTGCCACTGACGATTGCCGGTGTCAGCCAGGCCGTCGCGGGATTCGATCTCGTCGTCGTGATCGGGGCGCAGGTGTTCAGCTACTACCCGTACGTCGCGGGCGAGTATCTGCCCGAAGGAACCGAGCTACTCCAGATCACCTGCGATCCCCACCTCGCCGCGGTCGCGCCAGTGGGCGAGAGCTTGGTCAGCGACGTCGGGGTCGCTCTTGAGCAGCTCCTGCATCTCGTGAAGGTGCCCGCCGACCGGCAGGCACCACCGGGATTGACCAGAGATCTCGGAGCCGAGGTTCCGATGGCGTCCGCGCCGCTGTTGCCCGACGATGTCTATGCGGCGCTGAGCTCGGTCAAGCCCGATGACGCGGCGGTCGTCATGGAGTCCACCTCGACGCTGGCGGATCTCATCAAGTGGTGGCCTACCCGGCGCCCCGGCAGCTTCTTCGCCACGGGCAGCGGCGGCATCGGCTGGGGCGTGCCTGCGGCAGTGGGCATCGCGCTCGGTGACCGCGCCCGCGGCGTGAGACGGACCATCGTCGCCTCGATCGGCGACGGCTCGTTCCAGTACTCGATACAGGCTATCTGGACCGCCGCGCAGCACAAACTACCGATCGTGTTCGTCGTCCAGCGCAACGGCGAGTACTGCGTCCTGAAGTCCTTCGCGCTCCTGGAAGAGACGCCCAACGTACCCGGGTTGAACCTTCCGGGACTCGATATCTCCTCGTTGGCAACGGGTTTCGGATGTCGCACGGCTACCGTCGGCGGCACCGAGGAGTTGACCAGCGAGTTCAAGGCGGCGTTGGAGGCGGACGGGCCCACCGTCATCGTGGTGCCGACCCAGCCGCACCTGCCGGTCCTGGGTTGA
- a CDS encoding helix-turn-helix transcriptional regulator, with translation MGRGNRRGTLIGRRDEQQLLAEVMDRARNGHSAVLVLRGEAGIGKTALLNDAVSKATDLRTIALSGAESEMELPYAGVAQLCTLLPGHIDRLPEPQRNALRIALGLLEGAVPDRLLVGLAVLTLLGAAGTERPTVCIVDDAQWVDRASLQALTFAARRLLADPVVMVFAARTPGADHELAGLPELNLNGLAHADARALLAAVLPGPMDETVRENILAEADGNPLALLELHRALAPAQLAGGYGLAAAKPLATRIEHTFDQRLHELPRQTRTLLLLAAADPTGDPARLWAAAARLGIGADARAPAERSALVTLDSALRFRHPLVRSAIYRSASPSDRRQAHAALADVITGPDADEHRTWHRAHAASAPDETVALELVQSAERARRRGGAAAAAAFLAYAVELTPDPGDRAERALAAALSKLDAGDPETAARLLASVAGTDDELLSARADLLRAKIAFAAQRGRDAPMLLLAAAQRLSPHNATLARDTYLEALTAAMIVGRLAVGHQASAAAIAAAARQAPPPSGPPTSADLLLDGLTLRLTEGHAAAALPLQRAIRKYLEEDEAGIADPRSHDITLRVLLDLFDQDIYSSLNARQLELLRAAGELTVLPAALTTYAGVCVTSGDFAQAAILLEQSDEISTATGAPPHRSIRTYLAACRGEEQRGRELARTTIEDATARGEGSEITVVLFSVAILHNGLGQYDEAFAACTSALEYDDVGMYGHLLNEMVEAAARSGRAAVAGTAAAQMIERAEATGTATAIGYAARARALTETGSDTESEYRIAIGELERSPLKVMAARTHLIFGEWLRRANRRAEARDELRVAYEAFRHMGADGFAERARRELEAAGEPLSKARRERSTMTSTVALTTQESYVARLAGDGYTNSEIASHLFISPRTVEWHLSKVFAKLGVSSRRELRRLRG, from the coding sequence ATGGGTCGGGGGAACCGGCGCGGCACGCTCATCGGACGGCGAGACGAGCAACAGTTGCTGGCCGAGGTGATGGACCGTGCCCGGAACGGCCACAGCGCGGTGCTGGTCCTCCGGGGTGAGGCCGGTATCGGTAAGACCGCCTTGCTGAACGACGCTGTGTCCAAGGCAACCGACCTTCGTACCATCGCTCTCAGCGGTGCGGAGTCGGAAATGGAGCTCCCTTACGCCGGCGTTGCGCAGTTGTGCACACTGCTGCCGGGTCACATTGATCGGCTACCCGAGCCGCAGAGGAACGCGTTGCGCATCGCGCTCGGGTTACTCGAAGGCGCTGTCCCCGATCGCCTTCTGGTGGGATTGGCAGTGCTGACATTGCTCGGAGCCGCCGGCACGGAACGCCCGACCGTATGCATCGTCGACGACGCGCAGTGGGTGGACCGTGCGTCTCTGCAAGCGCTGACGTTCGCGGCTCGCCGGCTGCTCGCCGACCCCGTGGTGATGGTCTTCGCCGCCCGCACACCGGGTGCCGATCACGAACTTGCCGGTCTTCCCGAGCTGAATCTGAACGGACTGGCGCACGCCGATGCCCGCGCGCTGCTCGCCGCAGTGCTACCCGGCCCGATGGACGAGACCGTCCGGGAGAACATCCTCGCCGAGGCGGACGGCAATCCGTTGGCGTTGCTCGAGTTGCACCGGGCGCTGGCACCGGCGCAGTTGGCGGGCGGCTACGGATTGGCGGCTGCTAAGCCGCTCGCGACCCGCATCGAGCACACCTTCGATCAACGGCTACACGAGTTACCGCGGCAGACCCGCACCCTCCTCCTCCTCGCGGCCGCCGACCCGACCGGCGACCCCGCGAGGTTGTGGGCAGCGGCTGCACGACTCGGGATCGGCGCGGACGCGCGTGCACCGGCGGAGCGCAGTGCCCTGGTGACGCTGGACTCCGCATTACGGTTCCGCCATCCACTCGTGCGGTCAGCGATTTACCGCAGCGCATCCCCGTCAGATCGGCGGCAGGCCCATGCCGCGTTGGCCGACGTGATTACCGGCCCGGACGCAGACGAGCACCGGACCTGGCACCGTGCGCACGCGGCGAGCGCACCCGATGAGACGGTGGCTCTCGAACTTGTCCAGTCCGCCGAGCGTGCCCGCCGCCGCGGTGGCGCCGCCGCCGCGGCGGCCTTCCTGGCGTATGCCGTCGAACTCACGCCCGACCCCGGCGATCGGGCCGAACGCGCGCTCGCTGCCGCCCTGTCCAAACTGGACGCGGGTGATCCAGAAACTGCGGCCCGGCTGCTCGCCTCGGTTGCGGGTACAGACGACGAATTACTCAGTGCGCGAGCAGATTTGTTGCGGGCCAAGATCGCCTTCGCTGCCCAACGGGGCCGAGACGCGCCCATGCTGCTGTTGGCGGCAGCGCAGAGATTGAGCCCACACAACGCCACACTCGCACGCGACACCTACCTCGAGGCATTGACGGCGGCGATGATCGTCGGCCGCCTCGCCGTCGGCCATCAGGCGTCCGCGGCCGCTATAGCCGCTGCGGCGCGGCAGGCCCCGCCCCCATCCGGACCACCGACGTCTGCCGACCTGTTACTCGACGGGCTCACCCTCAGACTCACCGAAGGGCATGCGGCGGCAGCGCTTCCGCTACAGCGGGCCATCCGAAAGTATCTGGAGGAAGATGAGGCGGGTATCGCCGATCCGCGGTCGCATGACATCACGCTTCGGGTCCTGCTGGATCTGTTCGATCAGGACATTTACAGCTCGCTCAACGCCCGCCAACTCGAACTCCTCCGCGCCGCGGGTGAATTGACGGTTCTGCCCGCCGCATTGACCACCTATGCGGGGGTGTGTGTCACCTCCGGCGACTTTGCGCAGGCGGCGATTCTGCTGGAGCAGTCGGATGAGATCTCGACGGCGACCGGCGCGCCGCCGCATCGTTCCATCCGGACCTATCTCGCCGCGTGCCGAGGAGAGGAGCAACGAGGCAGAGAACTCGCCCGGACCACGATCGAGGATGCGACGGCTCGGGGTGAGGGCAGCGAAATCACAGTTGTGCTCTTCTCGGTGGCCATCCTGCACAACGGCCTCGGCCAGTATGACGAAGCCTTTGCCGCCTGCACTTCGGCTCTGGAGTACGACGACGTCGGAATGTACGGCCATCTGCTCAACGAGATGGTGGAGGCCGCTGCCCGCTCCGGCAGAGCGGCTGTCGCTGGAACGGCGGCTGCGCAGATGATCGAGCGCGCTGAAGCAACCGGAACCGCAACCGCCATCGGCTACGCAGCGCGCGCCAGAGCACTCACCGAGACCGGATCCGACACCGAGAGCGAGTATCGCATCGCGATAGGCGAATTAGAGCGCTCGCCCCTGAAGGTCATGGCCGCACGCACGCACCTGATCTTCGGGGAGTGGCTGCGCCGCGCGAATCGCCGAGCCGAAGCACGCGACGAACTGCGAGTCGCTTACGAGGCATTCCGGCACATGGGTGCCGACGGCTTCGCCGAACGGGCGCGCCGCGAACTCGAAGCCGCAGGCGAGCCTTTATCGAAGGCCCGGCGTGAAAGATCGACGATGACATCGACGGTCGCACTGACCACGCAGGAAAGCTATGTGGCCCGGCTCGCGGGCGACGGGTACACCAACTCCGAAATCGCCAGTCACCTCTTCATCAGTCCGCGCACGGTGGAATGGCACCTGAGCAAGGTCTTCGCCAAACTCGGTGTGTCGTCGCGTCGCGAGTTGAGGCGCCTGCGTGGATGA
- a CDS encoding helix-turn-helix domain-containing protein has protein sequence MTPKVDPALTGSQGPSPPTERVISVVEFVGAHPERKFSLAEICRRLNISRGTGHAILTTLAVHEWVVRDPVTAEYSCGPAIAGIGTSANAQRYRGDLHELAEVAGTQVYLTRREGRTLVIDQVVGTCPTAPHIGPGWRTPLVAPFGRDYVAWADADARKAWLEAIGQPGPALRRRMNAVLKEIRIRGFAVERLTGEYLRVYTALRALTSDGEVDAITAQLARAFADLTVIDVLPEELGDADTHDVAIVSAPVADGAGVVTMSVTAAVFATVDSARIRELGEQVRRTAHTIGARIRDPLGP, from the coding sequence ATGACGCCGAAGGTAGACCCGGCATTGACTGGTAGTCAAGGCCCGTCACCACCTACCGAGCGGGTCATCTCTGTCGTGGAATTCGTGGGGGCCCACCCCGAGAGGAAGTTCTCGCTGGCCGAGATCTGCCGCCGCCTGAACATCAGTCGGGGGACAGGTCATGCAATCCTGACCACCCTCGCCGTCCATGAGTGGGTGGTTCGTGACCCCGTCACGGCCGAATACTCCTGCGGGCCGGCGATCGCCGGGATCGGCACGTCGGCCAACGCCCAGCGCTATCGCGGCGACCTGCACGAGCTCGCCGAGGTCGCGGGTACCCAGGTCTACCTCACCCGCCGGGAGGGCAGAACGCTCGTCATCGATCAGGTCGTGGGTACGTGTCCGACGGCACCACACATCGGACCCGGATGGCGCACACCGCTGGTGGCGCCGTTCGGTCGGGACTACGTGGCCTGGGCGGACGCCGATGCTCGAAAGGCGTGGCTGGAAGCCATCGGGCAGCCAGGCCCCGCGCTGCGACGCCGCATGAACGCGGTACTGAAAGAGATCCGAATTCGCGGCTTCGCCGTCGAGCGACTGACCGGAGAGTACCTGCGGGTCTACACCGCGCTGCGCGCCCTCACCAGCGATGGCGAGGTCGACGCCATTACCGCTCAGTTGGCGCGCGCGTTCGCCGACCTCACCGTGATCGACGTTCTCCCAGAGGAATTGGGCGATGCCGACACCCACGATGTCGCCATCGTCTCGGCCCCGGTCGCCGACGGAGCCGGCGTTGTCACGATGTCGGTCACCGCCGCTGTGTTCGCCACCGTGGACAGTGCTCGTATCCGCGAGCTCGGCGAGCAGGTGCGTCGCACCGCACACACCATCGGAGCCCGCATCCGCGATCCACTCGGTCCGTAA